The Gambusia affinis linkage group LG05, SWU_Gaff_1.0, whole genome shotgun sequence region ttgatggtcatggtcatttgaatcagctgctctggagtagagggacatctaaaacatgcagagcaggggggcctgaggacagGAATTGAGAAGTGCTGATTTAGGGTCACCTCAGCAGTGAACAATCAAGATAAGATTCTGGTGCCTATCTTCTCCCCAATCATCCTttatcacaggtgtcaaactccagtcctggagggccactgacttgcaacacacctgaatagaataattaggtcattagcaaggctctggagaaggtggaggtaattaagccatttcattccagtgatttgtacctgtggcacatctaaaaactgcaggacaccggccctccaggactggagttcgacacccctgctttagactGAGCTCCATTTTGCAACATGTCAACGCCCTCCTGTGCAGAGTGTGAGGTTGATCAGAAACTGCCTCTGATTGAAGAGGATGaatcaacctttacctaacctTATCTCATTAATGATCTGCATCTGTATAACCCTCAAGCCTGAGGACTCCGAATGTCTTTGCACTACAAAGTTGCCACAATCGGTGCCACCATCTTAACACCATCAGTAAGCCAGGGGTGCAAAGTGTCTAAGAATAGAACGACTGAGATGGGCAAACCAGACCTTTGAACTGGCAATCCACCGGTTTCAGGACAAATTCCTATCTTCTCATATAAGGATGAGCTACTATTTTTTACGATTCTTTCACATGACTGCTGTGTTATGCTTGCTACTGCTTGTTTCTTTGCCAAACAGCATGTGGTACAAGCAAATTTTGACACATATTCAGTCTGGAGCATGAGGAACACAGCTGCtcacagacaaagaaaaaaactattgtttaTGACAATGTATTTTGACAATGACaatgtacaaaataattattttcacctAATGAAAACATAGTATGAAAGACTGTTAAATGTATGAAtgataatgtaatgtaaaaacattttatcatacaaaagggaaaatatgTGACCAAGATAAGATACATGCAAAATACATTAATCTAATGGGGATGGGAAGATATATAACTGTAGTCTTGTTTAATTGCACTGCTAGAACATGGTCTAGCCACTGATCTTAAAAAAGAttgcaaaaattaaaagacaGTAGAAGAGTTTCTGAATGAGTTAATCCTTTTGCAAACATGCTGTGAAGACAGCTGGTAGTCTGTGTTTATCAGCTTTGTTCAAATCTAACCTGACTATTGCTGAGAGTTTAGAGAGGCCAGCCCTTTAAATCTTCTAAAACTGAAGGTAATCTTCTTGGGGATAGAGGATGCAATCCATTTAGAATGTCCTGTGTATTTGTTCCCCTCTAAGATAGACACCATGTGCAGTTCTTAGCAAACAATAAAGGAgttaaatgcaaagaaaaatagtttttgtgtaAGATAATTATTCAGTGaccttaaaaatattaaagtacaaaatgatttagtACACAGTAATATCAAGTTTCTGGAAGGATAAGATGATGCTGGTAAATACAGCACCCATTTTTGTCAGAGTTCAATAGCCATGTTGAACCTAGTTGATAGAAACATGGAGTTTTTATCCTTCTCCAAATCAATTTTGCTTTCCATGTGtagttatattttattgtgttgaaTGGTTGCAGCATTTACTCTATATAAAGTCCAGATCATTTAGGTGTAAAATTGTAGTCCCATAATGAACTGTCACTTCTACATGCGTGTATATGTTGATGGTTTAAactatccaaaaaaaaaaatcaaccaagtCTTTTTAGTTTTGTATGGCCAATGTCTTGAATCTTCACTGGCACTTAATTTCATAAATGCAACAGAGTTACAACACAAGTGAAACTGTTGAccaaactttataaaaaaaaagtcaacttttgacaagatatgaaaataGATACAGGCATACAAACACTAACACTGAAACAAGATACCATTTCCAATCTCGCTTGCTTAAATATGGAGGGATTTGTTTCCTTACAGTCTGTAATGAAAGGAACATTCACAAAAGGAATACTGGAATCTTCAAATAAACTTTGTATCACTGTATGTCCTTAAAGCCTCTTTCATTtcctaaaatattcagtttatgGTTTGAcatgtatcaaaaataaaaaggtaggaattctgattttatgtaatttacaAATATGTGCAAGTAACTCAAAAAacgacaaacaaaaaaacttctacATTCATACATGCAGTTTCCCCATTTCTGTTCATGCCGACTTGGACATGAGGAAactcctaattttttttaatgtcagcaTTAcccagaagttttatttttatattcacaagATAAGTGTCCAAAACAGCAGCTGTATGATTTGAGATGCCTCATCTGGCAAGGCAATAAAAGCTCAGAAGGCCACATTTGGGATGTGGTCCAGTGTTGAGTCTAATGCTGATATTTTCTGGCTTTCCCTCATATGAGGCAAATCCTTTGCTGAATGCCCTGAGTTTGATGAGTAACTGTGTGGAGGTAGTTGCAAGATCCACTGGAAATATTGCACAGAGCTAGAATAGTGCAGACAAAGTCTTTAGGGGATCGGAAGCACTAGGAAGGAAGCTGTGTGGCGTTGTTGGAGGTGAAGATCCACGACTGTGGTTTGAAGAAGGGGATcctaaaaaaattgaaaaaggaataaatgaGGAAGTGAGGAATTTTTATTGACTGAGCACAACTGTCTTTGTTAAATGTTCTCACCATTTTCCGTATAGCAACTCTGATGCGGTGAGCCCGATACACAAGGCTGCTCTTGAACTTTGATCTGCTTGGATCCTCTTCCTCGTAACACATCTGTTATCTgcagaagattttaaaacttattttaggTTTTGTGCAACACACTGGTATAAGTACTTAGAAAAACAGAATACTACAACTGGAGAAAACATTGCACCATTTAGGTTTGGCCACTAGAGGGAGGAATGCATGCATTTTTGGCTCTACCCTTTTTCCACTGTTTTAACCTGAGCCGAGTCAACTTGGTTTTGcaattgtttgtgtttgttctgatGTAACTTTAGTGAATAGGTGGGATTTTCCATATTGAAATTATGGTGAGACATTAAAGTGTCAACAAATACACAACTGGACATCCCTCGGGGGTTTTCCTGCTTTCATGAAATGAGATGTTCCTAAAACCAGCAATCTTaaaacagagtttaaaaaatgcagttattttcttacttttttattcttggCCACCATCACTGGCGTATCATTGTGGTAGTTCTTGAGACTACTGTCTGCTCCGCTCTTCAGCAGCAGCCGGACGGTATCCACCTGACCTCGGCCACAGGCGATGTGCAGGGCTGTGTTCCCGCTGTACGACTGGCTGTTGACGTCACAACCACTCTTTGAGAAAGACACAACAGACTGATTCATAAAGAAAACCAGACAAGATGATGCTCAACATAAAAAAAGCCCTGCTTCAGGATGGTTTGATCGTAACAAGATAAAGCAGAGAGAGTAGtttcaaaagaaatgtgatcaaaacaggaaagaaaagtcCTCATATGCACAGTTCCGCAGGTAAACGCAGACAATGAAGGCAGTCCCACATCATTTCCCCCCATTTCTTAGAAATATGCTTCTAAAAGTCAGAAGGAAATAAGTAAAAACCCTATAaggtaaaaaaagaagcttaagAGAAGaacttgaaaaagtatttatatccaTTTAACCTTTTCTAAATTTAGCTacataacaaccacaaacttaaatgtgtattattcagattttagttGACAAACAACATAgaacattattttgaaaaaaaaaaggaaacaattcctagttcattttttatttttttgctacaaataaATATGGTAAGTTGGTTAGAGGACTGTATTTGCATCCATATCCCTTTAATCTgatattctaaataaaatgtagtgcAATTGACCTTTCTAATAATTAGTTCACTTCTAGCAGAGTCCGCTTGTGTGCAATttgatttcagtaaaaatacagTAGTAACATGAGAACGTCAACCACATCATGAAGACCTAGGAGCAAACCAGATAGGGATACAGTTGTGGAAGAGTTTAAAACAACAGTAAGTTACAGTTAAAGTATAAACatatcaaagcaaaaataataatgttatttagctatggaggagctgcaggaatcCATGGCACAGGTGAAAGAACTGTTGACAGGCAATTAGTACTCCACAAACCTGCCATCTATGGAAAAGAGGCAAAGAGAATATCATTGTTGAAACTAAGTACTAGAAGTTTGAGTTTACGACAAGCCAGATAGGAGACAGTGCAAACATTAAGAAGGTTTAGTCATACAAGTCAAAATTTTTCTTTCCAGCTTTCATGCACAATGCCATGCATGTCAGAAAACTAGCAAAGGAAACCTAAACACACCATACCAATCATGAAATATGGCAGTGGTAGAATCATGCCATGGGGATTTCTTTTCAGCAAGGACATGGAAGAGGGTGTCAGATGAGAAGAGTGGTAGAGGTAAATACATGGCAAAAAACTTGCTAGGCTATGATAGAAgtggaggttcacctttcagTGGAAAAACAATCCTGAGCATTCAGACAGGGCTGTTAGGGAAATGTTCGGAATGCAGCATATCTATGCGTTAGAAAGGCCCCGACAATCTGTAACGAgacttgaaaagaaaactttcgACTAACGTTCTCAAACCAATCTCACCATGCTTGGattattttgcaaacaaaaatgggTAAAAATCTTTGCTTCTAAATCACTCAGTTGTAATTTTGAATGAAATCTGGTGGAACAAAGCACTGATTCAGGGGGCTGAACgcaaattagttttattttaaaaccgtgaatcatttacatttccttaattttgttccatcatgtaaaatttaaataaaacacattgaagtttgtggttgtaacaacACTAGATCTGAAAAGAGTCAAGGGCTTTGGTACTTTCTCCAGACACTGTAGCTGTGTCACCAACCTTTCCCCCCTTTCTTTCAGTTACCACAAAGCATAATTACCTCAATGAGGAAGTGCACCATATCTGCATTATTGCTTTCCACGGCATGCATTAGAGGACTCTGGCCACTTTTAATGTCCTgataagaagaagaataaaaaacaaccatCAACATGATAGTCAAAGAACAAAGATACTTGCCACGCTGACCTTTACATGCTGTTTAACCCACAGTACAGAGTTTGTGGATCTGGGACTGACCATTGCGTTGATGTCTGCTCCTGCATCCAGCAgcatttttgtcaagtttttatGGCCTTGCAGCACAGCCAAATGAAGAGGACTCAGACCTGAGGacataaacaagtaaaaattcAGGTTGAAATATTTGGCTCACTTttccaactttaaaaatgtataattcaCAATAgtgtaaaaaacacaacatgaattTAAGTCACAAGTACTGCTTTAATCAATGTAAGTGGCCAGATATGTGTGTACACAGTCACGGAGTCAAAATGATACTATTTACCTTGACTTGTAACTGTCATGCAAGCAATGTCTTCTGTGCTGTGCAAATATTAAGACTTGACAAACGGAACAGACTGCAGAGCAAGGAAACGTTCTCATCCCACCTACATAACCTATAGCTCGCAACCCCCACCTGAAAATAAATTGACCTTTTTTACAGCCCCCCACAAACTGTAATGCACAATTGAGGGggtggtttgtgttttttcaggtATACTCAGAAAAGGTGAGAGCACCAAGCAGCCGTGGAAATTGAGCCAGACTTTAAAAAAGACCCAAATAGTTAAAAAAGGCTACTAAAGTCAGATTGAATTAACTTTTAATTCAAAAGTAGAAACCAGgcatttcagatgtttaaacTACTGATACtacaaaaaggttttcaagGCAGCAACTAATTTATAAAATgtgggaacaaaaaaaaggactgAAAAAGTTATGTACAATTTTACAAACAAGCAGACATGAGCTCACAAAATCCCTTAATGGAAATAGTTATCTTAGATCCTGTTcatctcatcatcatcatcaccatcaataaattaaaatatatttttaaatgattggaaCTGGATTGCCAAACTAAACTCAActctcaaatgttttgttgtttgctttaaCCTCCACCAAAATCCCCAAAGAGCTGTGCAACGGGTATTATAAAAGCAAATGTTGTTTTGGGTGGACAGCATATAAAAACTATATTATAGGTAGGCATGTTATTTTGTTGACTTTGCTGATCTGGGTTTTCCCCAAATAATTTCAACCTTCAACAAAAGTTATTCTATCAtcatgtgattttaaaacaaacaagaaacatgTTAGTGTTAGCCTAGAGTTCAGCTAAGTGATATCATCACCAGAATGTAAGACACAATTTTATTGCTGATTGCAGTGATATAGGTgatagtaaaaatataaaaatctgtgactgtcacacaaaacaaacactgcacaACATCATATGTTAAATGGAAAATGGCTACACCTATGTGGAGTAATACTTATGTTCTCACCACTTATGCTTATTAAATCTAGTGAATTATACTATTGCACCTTAAAGCTATTTAGCTGTCAAGCATATaaacaacatttgttttatttacataataaacTGGGACCTGGTATGGGTAAACATCTATTCCTAGAGGACTCTGATTCATatcaagcttaaaaaaaatcctcatcaGGAAATCTCTAAATGGAATGTGGCACAACAAATTACATTAATAACAAACAGTTGGAAAAGTGAAGACTTGACAGACGGAGCAGATCCCATAAATGATTGATATTTCATTAATTTCAGCCTGCatttaatgcatatttttagCAGGTAAATGGTATACCTGAAAAATCACTGTTCTTATTGAACACAAGAAACACCTGTAAGTGAAACTGGCAACAAATATCAATATTCACAAAgaataatatttgttgttttagaaaCTGCATGAAGTAGACACCACATGTCACAGCATCCAGTTAGGAAATGTTGTTAAGAGAGGTGGTGATGTAACAGAGATTCTGTGCATATGGCTTTGCTTTAAGCAGAAGAGTACACATTATAACTCACCTTCAAAGTTTCTGATCTCCAGGCAGGGTGAAGATGAGGAGAAAGACAGCAGCACAGACAGGCATTTGAGCAGCTGATATTCACAGCAGAGATGGAGTGCTGTTTGGCCATGGCGGTCCAAGACAGCAGGGTCGGCCTCTGCTCTCAACAAAACATCCACCATGTTCGCTTGCTTGGTTATCACTGCCAGATGAAGAGGGGTCTAAAggataaaaacattcagtttagATAAACCAGTGTACTTAAGAGCATggaattaaaaagtattttgcttTCCCAAAAAATACCAACACTTTTTAATTCTGTTGCACACAATAGAAATGTTTGCCAATTTCATGATATTTTATTCTGACTTCAAAGTgatacttttctttctttccttcatttgcTGTTATAAATACATATGCTATGgctcacaaaaacaaagatataaTGACTAATTACTCTGAGGCTGTCAGAAACAAATAATACCAACACAAATTGTCTGTATGGGATTAGTGCCCAAGTAAAATATCaattgtgacatttaaaatccatataaaaaaaacacctttttttcaTGCCACACAAAAAACTGTATCGCAATTGCACAAAAAGGCATTTGATCACTCATAATCTCATCAGCAGAATAAAATCAAGCTACTCCTGTAGTAAGTATTATGTAAAAAccaacgatctagagtcagtgcacagcttcatttattacaactaaaaaccagcaatCAGCCTGAAAGCTGGGAGTAGTGAtagactctgacctgaacattcagagccacataaagacagttacaaagtcggccttctataacctgaagaacatttccaggattaaaggactaatgtctcagccagatctagggaaactcatccatgcgtttatcttcagtcgtattgattattgtaacggcatcttcacaggtctgtccaacaaatcaatcaaacagctacagctgatccagaatgctgctgctcgcgttctcactaaaaccaggaagatagagcacataacaccagttttaaagtctctccactggctccctgtagctcaaagaatagactttaaaatactgttgctagtttataaatcactgaatggtttaacaccacaatacattaaagatctgctgctgttgcatcaaccttccagaactctcaggtcttctggttctggtctgctctgcatccccagaaccagaaccaaacgaagagaagcggcattcagcatctatgcaccacaaatctggaacaaacttccagaaaactgtaaaacagctgaaacactgacttcctttaaatctcaactaaaaacccacttgtttagagttgtatttgaaacgtaatcaattacaaatttattgacggaatctgacttggtgttctgttttgattgttgattctacgTTGCATTGcgtctttgtgtttgatttgatgtaaagcaccttgaaatgccttgctgctgaaatgtgccatacaaataaaatttgattgattgattgattagtcCACAGTATATAATGGTAACGTGTCAATATACAGATTTTTAATAAGCGAACACACTGAGAGAACAGCAGTAACAAAGTTGGTTAGTGGTAGCAATTGAGAGATAAAAAGCCTTCTGAACTACAGGAAGGGGAATCCCCATCTTGTGTATTCAGCAAGCAGATGGGCATAGTTAGTTTCAATCTAGtaacatatatacatatattataATTAGTATAATTATAGACTAATAAAATACCTATGGTCTAATATTTGCAGTCTCTTTAAAGCCTGAATTATTATGGGACTAAAACTACATGTAGGTTTATTTCTGCAACACCAAAGCCAGTCACTGCTATTAAGAGACCATGAGCTGCAGTTGCCTATTCTTGAATATAGACAAATACACTTGGCTAACACacccattttaaaaataataacaggaTAGAAAAAAGCAACTCAGTTGTGATATGCCTTAGTCATTTCCAAATTACAAAACTTCTACTGGTGCACAATTGATTCAGCATAGTCTGAATCAATTGTGCACCATGTTAACTTGTTAGGAGGAACCTGTTCATGACTTTATGAGTTTCACATGATCAAGTGTGTTTTCAGAATCAGCTGAATGAAATATGGTAAAACAATCCAGGATGTACGTAGAGGTCATCATGAATGATCTCATGATGACCAGACCAGAAGGACACCGACCACCTGCTGTTTTAAATTAGGCAGTAATCAGTTCCAAATGTGTCATAAAGGGAAGTTTTTTATTGTGGGATTTTCAGCTGCTACtcaaagtttcacaaaaatgaAGCAATCAGGAACAAACTGTTGTTCGAAGTTTCACTTTAGTTGTATTACtagtgtgtgtgttcacaccCACTGACATTGTGTTCCAGTaaagactattttaaaaaatccttgaGCCATGGAAGAGCCAATTTGTGGAATTCTTCCTTTGTGTCATTGTAATGTTCCTTTCTTTAACTCTTGCTTCTCTGAAGTCTGACTCATATTGACAGATGAGCAAAGATGTGAAACCATTTCCGTAAAAGTTTTACTGTAGCTTGCAGCATTTGGAGTTCATTCTTACACTGCACTTCTTCCAAGAATAATACTCTGATTATTATAACTTTGCAAACTGTACGCGATGCATCCAACACACTTAATGATAATGCCTgggttttcattgtttttgggggaccaataagcatccttaaaatgactggcgcgatgcctggagtacggaAGCCTTTCTCCTctgggagctgctggttcaAAGCAAACAGCTGGTAGAGCGCTGCaggagtatttatacaggtgagcggatagGCTGAACACGGTGGGTGGCACAGTAGTTGATGCTTATAGTGcaagtgtagctttacggacgaaccgcacaataaatttcatatcatGGGTGGCGGAAATCATCATGGCGGTACATGACTGGTAGATGAATTTCCGTAAACGGGATGTTTACGAAGGTGCCGTAAACATCCCGTATTGCTACCCCTACCCCCGTTCTTACTTCTCACTCTCGTCCGCTGGTATACCAGTGGTTCCTTCGTCTCCTCCCCGGACTTACGTTCGTCAGTCCCCTGGTATTTTCTCCTCTCCACTCCCATCTCACGTTTGTTCGTTCGCCTGCTCCCCACCCCCACCACTCCTAACTCCCCCAACTCCAGGCGACATTTCCCGTATTCTGAAACCCAAAGCTTGACAGGTATGGGGCAAGGTGAGAATTCATCTATTAAACTCACTgaaaatgaatacataaactaaaagctggatcatagacattttttataagcgTTTTTGCGAGcttgcctctttattattaaattgaatataatttcagatttctgtataacttttcttcaggttaacttcttcaagtgagctattattgttacatgttagttttctaaactacaaaaaagTAACTGTTAATGATGCTCAAAAATGAATAATTGGACTGATATTGATATCCAATCGTAACACCAGTGTTATGccagatttaccaatattttattttagattttttttttcggttACTCGCTTCATCGTAAGAATTGATAGATTACTTGGTTAATAAAATATCCATTTACAACAGCTCTACCTTACTGTAATGtccacaaaacaataaattactggagatgtttgtctgttttttccccccaaaatttAATACCAAATATGTATTTAAGAGGAAGTATCCTATACTAGCTTTCATAAATAATCTCTTTATCCAAAAAATATCTTTCCTTATATTACCTTTTAAGACTCTTTTCTGCCCTCCCCACTTTGTGACTTATGACTTTGCCATAAACTGCTCACAAAATTATCTGTCCTGAATGATTCAGAGAGCAAATAATTCTGCAATCCGAAGCCTTTTATGGCCTTTTAAAACAAACCACAGAGATTCAGGCCATAGTTTCTCGTAAAAGGACTTCAGTGACTAAGCAAAACTCTTGCATTTGATAAGACCTGAGGTGGAGAGGGAGAGCTAGGGTGGGGAGGCACAAGAATGAGGAAAAGAGGAAGCGGTGGAGGGTAGTACAGGGGAAAGACAGGATAAGAGGGAAAATCCCTTCTCTTTCCCTTTTAGTGTGTTCTGATATACAAACATTCCTGCAAAATTAGCCAATCAACATGCATGACGGGAAAAGACGAAGAGAAAAGAGGTTTATAGAGATAAAAAACAGCCCGAGGCCACAGACAGTGCCAACCAGACACAAACATGGAATGCAGCACAAAGAGATAAAGGCCTTCTGCAGAGAATACTGAAGGGCAAAGTCAGTCATGTTGCACACATAATCATATGCTCTTACGTCAGTATCGTTGACAGTTATGCTGATAGCATCTGACAGTTTATCAGTTCTGGTTAGAAACTGagatcttaaaaatatatacgcAGCAACAgatatgataaaaaaatttaaaaaccaatACTGAGAGAGTGAGGCTGACAGACAGAGAAGCACGCGCAGGAAGGGAAAGTCCCTGAAAACTACCCTCTGAACCTCAGTGCAAGGTATGTTGAGAAACAGCCCTGAGCATTGCAGgcagggaggggaggggagggggggtcATGTGACTTCTCGGAACAAGAAtactaaaaacacacaaacacacagttgtTTCGTTTATGTATGtgcacgcatgcacacacacacatgcagacacacactctTAAGCAAAAAGTAAGCATGCCACCAACATGCCGTAAACTAGCGACACATTATTGACAACAGCAGGTGCATATAGATGCATGTGTTAGAGTTGGCACTGCAAAGGAAATAACTGATTAAGTTTTATCAATGTTAGTACCATGCACAACATAATCAGCTGTCAAGACcttgcagaaagagagagagagagaaaaaaaaagctgtgtgttttggttggCATGACCGACGTGGGAGTATCAAACAGCTGGCTCCAAACCAATCATGTGAAAGGAAAATCATTCACCGACACTTGCACAATTGTTCAACAACGGTACTGATAGTAACACTCTGTCAAAAAGTTCCAGATGCAAAACCACAGAAACCCAGGATTTGTCATCAATATTGGAAAAAG contains the following coding sequences:
- the bcl3 gene encoding B-cell lymphoma 3 protein homolog is translated as MPSLITMSVDHQSVAAAPLDLSTTARGRRSAGDLAFCAGDARATGGSPAPPASTGTDSSAVRRSPDAESTQLGKRTADSSPIKTPSKLPFRKRTFPVEPEVQKPAAPISVASSSCSSPAEEQKVRKNAASRLERAADESRFAVAPVTHRRTEQAAHSPEGYSCCILPIINYGHYPVCLTAFPEPHPPRVHQTDDLLAGISLATRQDEDGDTALHIAVVQGELTIVHKLIHLLALARRGLDIYNNLRQTPLHLAVITKQANMVDVLLRAEADPAVLDRHGQTALHLCCEYQLLKCLSVLLSFSSSSPCLEIRNFEGLSPLHLAVLQGHKNLTKMLLDAGADINAMDIKSGQSPLMHAVESNNADMVHFLIESGCDVNSQSYSGNTALHIACGRGQVDTVRLLLKSGADSSLKNYHNDTPVMVAKNKKITDVLRGRGSKQIKVQEQPCVSGSPHQSCYTENGSPSSNHSRGSSPPTTPHSFLPSASDPLKTLSALF